GGATAGGATTGTTGGGCTGGTCCTTAAGTTCTTTTCTTTTGTATTGCTTTGGAGCTGCGTCTTTTCTTATCCCTCCCTATTTTTTATGGTTGTCTTTCCTGAATATGAGAAAAACGCCATCGAAAATCTTACATCGTAAAGCATTAGCATTTGCTGCGCTTCCTGTATGTTCTTCTGTTTTGTTATCCATGTTGTCTCCTATTCAGACATTGCCGCATGTTTTAGATACACGTCTTCCTAAGTTCGTTTTAGGGATCAATCCTCCTGTTTCTTATTTAGGAGGGATTCCTTTTTACATTCTGTATACGGGGCAATCCTTCTGCTTAAAACATCTGATAGGTTCTGTCGGGACGTGCCTAATCTTTTCGTTCATACTGTGTTTCTCTATTTTTTATCTTTGTGGCAGCATAGTTTTAATTAAAAAAAAAATCCTGCAAAAATTTCTCAAAAGCAAGTGTCAAGCTTGCTGGAATATTTGCAAAAGCATTTTAAAAAGACTAACTAACAAACAAAATTATCTTCCTAAGCCATCAATTAAAGTTCCCTCTTCCCCTATAGCAAGGAACAGTGCAAAGAAACCACCGACCCCGATTGTCTCCTTACCTATAGAGAAACGGGACTTATTGGATGATGTACAAATCGCCTCTCAAGCTTCAGAAAAGGCGACTCTTTTTTTAGCTCCACATCCTGAGAAACGCATGTTATCTCCGTTCCTCAAACCCCGAAATACAGAGCAGAAAAATTCAAAGATTAATGTACTACCTCAAGCTTTATCTTCGTCGAGTAATAGAGCAGAAAAACCTGTTCCTTTAAATCTATCTACATTTGGCGAGGGCAATTCTGAGTTACCTCAGTATCATCTATTAAGTAAGAGTGATAATTCTAAACCCGAATCCTTGCGTGAAGAATTACAAAAAAAGGGTGTGCTGTTACAGCAGACTTTAGAAAGTTTTGGAATAGAAGCTGATATTGGCAATATTTGTTTTGGGCCTACATTAGCTGCATTTGAAGTACAACCTCATACCGGTGTAAAAGTTCAAAAAATTAAGGCGTTAGAAAATGACATTGCGTTGAACTTACAAGCTTCGAGTATTCGTATTATTGCTCCGATTCCTGGGAAGGCTGCTGTTGGCATTGAAATTCCTAATCCCTATCCCCAGCCAGTCAACTTCCGGGATTTATTGGAAGATTACCAAAAACAAAATCACAAATTAAAGGTTCCTCTTTTACTTGGGAAAAAAGCCAATGGTGATAATTTCTGGGCAGACTTAGCTACAATGCCCCACCTGATTATTGCAGGAACCACAGGATCGGGGAAATCTGTTTGTATCAATACTATCGTCATGTCTCTGATCATGACCACACTACCTTCCGACATCAAACTTGTGATTGTCGATCCCAAAAAAGTAGAGCTTACTGGATATTCCCAGCTTCCTCATATGTTAACACCTGTGATCACAGAATCACGAGACGCGCATAGTGCTTTAGTTTGGCTTGTTAAAGAAATGGAACTTCGTTACGAAATTTTAAGATTCTTAGGTCTTCGTAACATTCAAGCTTTTAATGCTCGTCAACGCAATATCGATATTGAAGCTTCTTTTGATAAAGAAATACCAGAAAAAATGCCTTTCCTTGTAGGGATTATCGACGAGCTGTCTGATCTTTTACTTTCTTCTTCTCAAGATATAGAAACGCCTATTATTCGTTTAGCCCAGATGGCAAGAGCGGTCGGGATTCATTTAATCCTAGCGACACAAAGGCCTTCTCGCGATGTTATTACTGGGTTAATTAAAGCCAACTTCCCTTCACGCATAGCATTTAAAGTTGCTAATAAGGTAAATAGTCAAATCATCATAGATGAACCTGGTGCTGAGAATCTGATGGGGAATGGGGATATGTTAGTAGTTTCTCCCTCTTCTTTTGGAGCTGTGCGTGCTCAAGGAGCTTACATTTCCGATGAAGATATCAACAAGGTGATCAAAGACCTATGTTCTCGCTTCCCTACCAAATACGTTATTCCTTCATTTGATACTTATGAAGACTGTGGTAGGGAGGATTTCACGGATAGAGATCCTTTATATAATCAAG
Above is a genomic segment from Chlamydia abortus containing:
- a CDS encoding FtsK/SpoIIIE family DNA translocase, producing MVRERQKSKSVLFPSIPFAVRASAYLFLACFSGLSLWSFHNTQPCTQNWIGLLGWSLSSFLLYCFGAASFLIPPYFLWLSFLNMRKTPSKILHRKALAFAALPVCSSVLLSMLSPIQTLPHVLDTRLPKFVLGINPPVSYLGGIPFYILYTGQSFCLKHLIGSVGTCLIFSFILCFSIFYLCGSIVLIKKKILQKFLKSKCQACWNICKSILKRLTNKQNYLPKPSIKVPSSPIARNSAKKPPTPIVSLPIEKRDLLDDVQIASQASEKATLFLAPHPEKRMLSPFLKPRNTEQKNSKINVLPQALSSSSNRAEKPVPLNLSTFGEGNSELPQYHLLSKSDNSKPESLREELQKKGVLLQQTLESFGIEADIGNICFGPTLAAFEVQPHTGVKVQKIKALENDIALNLQASSIRIIAPIPGKAAVGIEIPNPYPQPVNFRDLLEDYQKQNHKLKVPLLLGKKANGDNFWADLATMPHLIIAGTTGSGKSVCINTIVMSLIMTTLPSDIKLVIVDPKKVELTGYSQLPHMLTPVITESRDAHSALVWLVKEMELRYEILRFLGLRNIQAFNARQRNIDIEASFDKEIPEKMPFLVGIIDELSDLLLSSSQDIETPIIRLAQMARAVGIHLILATQRPSRDVITGLIKANFPSRIAFKVANKVNSQIIIDEPGAENLMGNGDMLVVSPSSFGAVRAQGAYISDEDINKVIKDLCSRFPTKYVIPSFDTYEDCGREDFTDRDPLYNQAKTLILQTGNASTTFLQRKLKIGYARAASLIDQLEDARIVGPSEGAKPRQILIQMPPQEG